DNA sequence from the Cellulosilyticum sp. I15G10I2 genome:
AACTCATGAAAGTGAGCGGCATTGGTGAAGTACATGCCATTCATACTATTTTCACCTATAATAATAACGACCCTAAAAATATAAGAAATATTAAAGAATATGGCGGGGGATCTTTAATGGATATCGGTTGTTATGCCATATCTTCTGCGAGGTGGATCATGAATAAAGAGCCTCAAAAAGTAATGGGGATGATTCATTATTCGGATGCTACAGGGACTGATGTGTTGTCATCCGGCATGCTTGATTTTGGAAAAGCTAGAGCGTTATTTACTGTAGGCACTGGATCTTATCCGGCACAAGAAGTAAAAGTCTATGGTTCAAATGGTACATTAGAAGTTGTTATACCTTTTAATGATCCTTACGATATATCAGCTCAAGTTAAAGTGGTTAATGCCCTTGGGGAAAGAGTGGTAGAATTTACACCAACCAATCAATATGGAGAACTCTTTGAAAACTTTGCTAAAGCTATAACAGAAGATACAGAAGTTCCTGTTTCGCTGCAGGATAGCTATATGAATATGCGTATCATAGATCAATTATTTGAATCAGGCCGGACAGGCCAGTGGGAAACAATCTAGTTAATAGAATAAAAAACTCATCTCAGATAATTATTTTGAGGTGAGTTTTTTGTTAAGATAGTGAAGAGCAAGTTATTTTTCGGTAAAGAATATTTCATTGCCATTACAATTTAATTTTACTTTTTTAGATAGCTCCGTACCATCTTTAAAAGTGGCAGTAATAGTGATGACATTACTAAATGAAGAAAAATCAAGCGTAGATTCTGCTTTGGATTTTGGAATATCAAATTTAAAACCATATTGTCTTAGGTTTTGATCGTCATAAGCTATTGTATAGCTTTCACCTAAATGTATGTATCCCACACCGCCCCGTACACTATCATAAAAGGATTTAACTATTCCAAGCTCTTTGAAACAAGATTTAGATTGAGGAACGAAAATTTGTTCAGGGGTTAGAATGACTTTTTCTGTAAACTGCCCAGAAGTCGTTGAAAGTGTAATAGAATCAATATTTTCACCAACACAAGTAAACTGAATATCTGTATAGACTTCAGCATAATCTGAAACATTGCTCCAACTTGCAAAATCAAACATGTTTTTTAAGATAATGGGAGGACCCTGCTCTTTTGT
Encoded proteins:
- a CDS encoding Gfo/Idh/MocA family protein codes for the protein MTKVKIGVLGVSGHLLTRMMLPFTQSKSVEVIAVASRNLEKAEKAAKEWDIPKAYGSYEAILEDPEIEAIYIPLPNHMHLEWVKKSIDAGKHVLCEKPLTLTAEETKTLMTYAKGKDVKVMEAFMYRFHPKWQMVRELMKVSGIGEVHAIHTIFTYNNNDPKNIRNIKEYGGGSLMDIGCYAISSARWIMNKEPQKVMGMIHYSDATGTDVLSSGMLDFGKARALFTVGTGSYPAQEVKVYGSNGTLEVVIPFNDPYDISAQVKVVNALGERVVEFTPTNQYGELFENFAKAITEDTEVPVSLQDSYMNMRIIDQLFESGRTGQWETI